TAAAAAATGCGAGCAAAGTgcataaactaatgcagagtatttctttgtaatgacagtataaaaaataatattgataaagatataaGAAAACAAACTCAAATGAGTttcatattgaattaaatagataaaaattaattcatgcaaaagcacaaaaaacttTGCGACAGCGACTATTAATTATAGAAACTTtcatttgtgtgacagtgacacactaaacaaagctgtgttagtacacaGCGTCACTGTGTCTTTATAAGGGCTACCCACTCACATCACGTCACTCATGACGCCGCGCGCaaatatgagttgaattgaTTATATCTACCTACTGATACTGCCTTTAatgtttatcatttaattttgcagCTGCTTTTTTATTATGACACTTAGTTTTGATGTTTAACACTGTGTTCTTGGTcaagtttttatgtttgctcacctattattattatttttcagctctcttttattttgtgtacCGCGTTTCTGAACAATGTTTTGCGCCCGTTTTGCTTAGCTAATTAAGAATAACTAATTTACCTGGTGATATCATATTGttgtatgattttaaatttactttttttacatttatttgaacaaGCTGCTTAACGTATCTTTGCGAAGAAAAGTTTCGCTTAGCTATAATAAcctgttcttttttaaagtatctTATGTTTTTGGTCAAAGCTTGccgttttattttcaagttgctttggttttatttcaagtacttgtaaatttaatattacaaaaaaaaatggtaatgaatattcattttgtttaggACACccttaaatagaaaatatcaaacatttaaCATCATAATACCACTTCCATTTAccataacatttataaaagtcactaaccaaacaaaaaccattagctaatttagatttattttaacaaaatttatacatatgtagGACTATCTTTCATTATCACAACCAGTGATAAAACTTGTGTATCGTATGTTATAGAAACCGCCCCCGGGAGCCGTGAAAGTGATGCCCACCGCGCCGCCAGACAAGAAGGACGAGAAGAAGGTCTTGGAGCAGAAGAAACCCGCTGAGAATGGTAAGCAAACTATATTCACCAATCATATGAACTGttgaaatggaaaaataattgatGTAAAGATATTAGAGGAGCTAATACACACCTGATTAACTTATTGAACGTAGTTTACCCGTCCATAATGTAAGTTACCTATATCAGTTGCAAGAACTGcgaaatacaatgaaaaattacGCTAATTATGAAGGAAcgctttaaaatgtttaatgtaatgTATCTTAATGAAGTAACATGTAATATTGTAGGCCATGAATATTTACAATTCCCTCTTTTTAGAAAGAAGTTTCGACAGCGTTATTTATACTGTATTATGTCTCGAATAAATaagataatttgaaatattattttcaggtaCTGACACGACCAGTGATCCTGGCATCACGAATAATGTCGACACGACGCCCAAGAAATCCAAGGTAAGTCCTCTCTAcgaaacaacacaaaaatatcaactgtctgTTCGTACAAGCAGGAATGGTAGACACAATGGCATTTAATTAAGTCTGTGACGTCAAAGTAGAAGCAGTTAGTGTATCATACAAATGTTCAGTGTAAATATGAATGTTAGACAAAGCAATTAGATGAGCATGATGCATAATgcgattttttatattttattcgcTGTAATGTGAAACAAAGTTACAAAGAgcactgttatattttttgtgttaatttttatttttttgtttcttcccCTCCCCCTCTCCCTTAAGACCGGAGGATTCGGTCTATTTGGCAAAAAGGACAAGTCACCTAAAGAAGAAAAATCACCAAAGGAGAAATCTCCTAAAACGAAAgacaaaaaagttaaagaacCTAAAACTAAAGTGGCCGTGCTCGATACGTCCAATGACAGTTCCAACCTCGATAGTTCACGCGAGAAGAGCCCGACAAAGGGTGACGACAAACCATCATTCACTAAACCGTACGAATACACGGATACCGAGAAAAGTCCCACACGTACTAAGCCCTTCATTCAGGGTGCGTTTAGTTACGAGAGAGAACCCATTTCTGAGGAGAAACAGAGGGCTTTAGATGAAAGCCAAAGTCCAACTACAAGGAAGGCGGGTCTCGCCTTTAACTACGCCCCCGGTGAAGATAGGAAAGTCGCGGAAAGCGCTGAGAAGCGTAAGACACCTGAAGACCCTAGCAAGCTTAAAACGCCAGGTATCGACTACGTGCAGTCGGCAGCTCTCAAAGAGCAAGCTAAGAACGTCATTGATCCAACTCTAGCGTTACTTGACTCTGAAAGATCTCATCACGAAACACCATCTGCTGCAGTACCAGTCGTCGCAGCTAAACCAGAAAACGAAATCCAAGTTGTTATCATCACTGGTCGCTATAACCCCAAGTCTAAGAAACTTGACGATGCTAACGGCACCGTCCTTGTCACTAAGGGCACATTGAACAAAGCCAACGGAAAGATCCAGACTGATAAGGAAGTTATCAACACAAAATCAGGACAAGTCAGCTACTTAGACACCGCTACAGGCAAACAAGAGGTCAAAAGTGGCCATGTCGACAAGTCAGGACACATCTTATTTACATCAGGCGTTATTGACCCGAAGACTGGCAAGATTGATCCTACATTAGCTCAGTTATACTGCTTTGTTGAAAGATCAGCAGACAAAGTTGGTGCTAAGCCCGGCAGGGAAGTCGACCTGGTCGTCATTACCAGTAAATACGATGGCAAGAACAAGAAGCTAGATGCCTCTCACGGACATGTGGACGTGTCTAGAGCCGTCGTCGGTCCCGACGGAAATGTCTCATCAAACTACGGAGTCATCGACCCAAGAACAGGCAAAATTGATTACATCGATCCCAAATCTAGTAAACAGGAGCCTAAACAAGCCTACGTGGACCAGAAAACTGGAAATATTCTGGTAACTACTGGTGTTCTAGACCCCAAATCTGGTAAGGTCGATTCTTCACTCGGCCAACAATTCAGTATTGTTGAAAAGGATGCTACTAAGGCCAACAGGGAAGTGCGACTAGTTGTCGTAACAAGCAAGTACGACCTCAAGACAAAGAAAATGGACCCCGCTGTTGCGCATGTAGACTCCGTGAAAGGAGTACTCAGCGGTACTGACGGAAGAATTTACACAGACTACGGGATCATTGACCCCAGGACTGGAGAAATACAAGTCACCGATCCCAAGACTGGTAAACAAGAAACCAAGAACGCGACAGTCGATCCCAAGACTGGAAATATCCTGCTACTTTCTGGAGTCATCGATCCCAGGACAGGAGAGCTGGACACGAGTCTAGGCCAGCAATACAGCATTGTAGACAAACCTATAGACACGTTCGGAGTCTGTAGCGGCAAGGAAGTCCAAGTTGTAGCTATTACCGGCAAATATGACTCCAAGTCGAAGAAGCTCGACAATCCCAACGGTTTCGTTGAGACGTCGCACGCTATCATCAGCGACAAAGACGGAAAAGTTCATTCTAACTTCGGTGTGCTAGTCCCTAACAGCGGAAAAGTATACTTCACAGATCCCAAAACGGGCAAGCGTGatttcaaacaagcaaacatgGATCCTAGGACTGGAAGCTTTATATTAACATCTGGTGTTATTGACCCCAAGACAGGAAAAACCGACTCTTCACTAGCACAGCAATTGACTGTTGTAGACAAAGATGCGCCTAAAGGCATCCCTGAAAGATATGTCAACTTAGTCGTAGTGACATCTAAGTACGATCCTAAAACTAAGAAGTTGGATGTTAACAATGCTCACGTAGACAGCTTCCCTGGCAAGTACAGCAACGATGACAAAGTCCACACTGACTTTGGTATTGTCGATCCAGCAACGGGCGATGTCATTATCACTGACCCTATAACAGGCAAGCAAGAAACAAAGAAGGCTGCCATTGACAACAAGACCGGCAATTTACTCCTAACATCAGGAGTGGTTGATCCTCGTACTGGTAAAGTGGACCCCACTCTTGGCCAACAGATAACTGTTGTAGATAAGCCGAAAGATGCATTCCCGGCTGTGCCAGGAAAGGAGGTCCAACTGGTTGTTATTACCAGCAAATACGATTCGAAGAACAAGAGGTTAGATAACCCTAATGGTCATGTAGAGACCTCGCGCGCTATAGTCGCCGCTGATGGAAAAGTACACTCCAACTTCGGTCTTATAGACCCGAAAACCGGCAAAGTTGAGTCCACTGATCCTAGGACTAACGCTCTAGATGTCAAGGAAGGCATTGTCGATCCTAAGACAGGACACGTCATCGTCGCTTCGGGAGTTGTAGACCCTAAGACAGGAAAAACCGACTCGTCCCTTGCGCAGCAATTTGCTATCGTTGATAAAGATAGAGTGGTGCCAGAGAGATACGTCAACCTCGTCATTGTTACATCCAAATATGACCTGAAGAACAAGAAGTTGGACCTCAACAATGCCCACGTCGATACTTTCCCTGGAAAGGTCGGCGCTGACGACAAAGTACACACGAAGTTCGGTGTCGTTGATCCCAATACTGGTGAGATTATAGTCACAGACCCAGTTACTGGCAAACAAGAAGTCAAGAAGGCAGTAGTGGACTCAAAGACTGGCAACTTGCTGCTAACATCATCAGTGGTTGACCCAGTATCAGGAAACGTCGATCCTTCGCTAGGACAACAAATAAGCGTAGTAGACAAACCTAAAGATCAATTCGCTGCTGTGCCCGGCAAAGAAGTACAATTGGTTGTTATCACAAGCAAGTACGATCCTAAGACTAAGAAACTTGATAACCCTAACGGTCACGTCGATACTTCAAGGGGAATAGTTGCCGCCGATGGCAGGGTTCACACTAACTATGGAATAATTGACCCCAAAACAGGAAAGATTGACCACGTTGATCCTAAAACTGGTAAACAGGAAATTAAACAAGCTATCGCTGACCCTCATACTGGAAATCTGTTGCTAACAGCTGGTATTGTTGATCCTAAAACAGGCAAAACAGATTCAAGTCTCGCGCAGCAATTAACTATTGTAGACAAGGATGCTCCTAAAGAGAGATACGTTAACTTAGTTATCGTGACCACTAAGTACGATCCTAAGAGCAAGAAGTTGGACCTTGCTAACGCGCATGTAGACTCCGTGGCTGGAAAGCTCGGACCTGATGGAAAAGTACACACCGAGTTTGGAGAAATCAATCCAGCAACCGGAGATGTCATCATTAAAGACCCTGTTACAGGTAAACGCGAGACCAAAGTCGCTACTGTTGACCCTAAGACTGGTAACCTGCTTCTAACATCAGGAGTTGTGGACCCACAAACTGGTCACGTTGATCCTAACTTAGGTCAGCAAATCAGTGTCGTTGAAAAGCCTAAAGACACTTTCGCACCAGTTTCTGGTAAAGAAGTACAATTAGTCATCATTACTTCCAAATACGACATCAAGAATAAGAGGCTCGACAACCCTAACGGCCACATCGAGTCATGCAGAGGTATTGTTGCTGCTGATGGCAGGGTTCACACCAACTACGGCATAATTGATCCGAAGACCGGTAAGATCGAACACGTCGATCCTAAGACAGGCAAGCTGGAGACTAAGCAAGCTGTCCCTGATGCAAGCGTAGGAAACAAGTCCGGTAATTTAATCCTAACATCTGGTGTCATTGATCCCAAGACTGGAAAGCCAGACTCATCGCTCGCTCAGCAATTCACAATAGTAGAGAAGGAAACGAAACCTGTTGAAAGAGAGATTCATCTCGTTATTATTACCACTAAGTATGACCCGAGAACTAAGAAGATTGATCCTAGCCAAGGCCATGTCGATACCATCAGTGGTGTTCTCGGCGCTGACGGAAAGATCCGCACTGCCGCTGGTATTGTTGACCCAGCTAACGGAGAGATTGTCGTCACTGACCCGAAAACTGGCAGACAGGAAGTTAAGCGTGCTCAACTTCATCCCGAAACGGGCCACATGGTCATCACTAGTAACGTTGTGGACCCAAAAACTGGCAAAGTAGACCCTACACTGGTTCAACAATACAGCATTGTTAACAAACAAGTCGTGCCTTTCACTAAACCAGCCTCTAAGGGCGAAGTGCGCTTGGTCATCATCACAAGCAAGTACGATCCCTACACCAAGTCCGTGGATGCCGGCACAGGCAACGTTGAAGCAACGAAAGGATACGTCAGTGCTGAAGACGGCAAAATTCACACAGACTTTGGCATTATCGATCCAAGGTCGGGTCAAATCCTGTACAAGGATCCTGTAACTGGCAAGCAAGAGTTGAAACAAGCCGAGATTGATCCTAAGTCAGGAAACCTCATCATAACCACCTCTGTGGTAGACCCTAAGACAGGAAAAGTAGAACCTTCTTATGCCCAGCAACTTACTATCGTTGATAAGCAGAATCTGTTGTCTGTAGCAGCGCCAGTGTCTCAAAGAGCTAGCGTATCCCCCGCCAGGCAGGTACCATCACCAGTTAAGACCCCGACTCCCACGCCACTACAAACACCGCTGCAATCACCAGTGCGCACATCATCTCCCATTACAAGCTACGCTCAGAAATCATCACCACTGACACCAACGATGAAATCTCCAGTGAAGCCAACAACAGCGCCTCCTGAACCACCCAAGAGGAAGATTGTCAAAATTATGGTTATCTTCACCAGGATCGACCCTAAGACCAAGAAGCCAGACCTCCACACCGCTGAGGTTGAACATCTCACTGGAATTCTAGATCCTAATGGTTTGATCGAAACTAAGTATGGCGTCATTGATTCCAACACTGGTAATATCATCATTACTGATGGCAGCGGCCAGAAACAGACTCGCGACGGATTTGTGTTGTCTGAAACAGGCCAGATCTTTATTAACTCGGGTGTGATTGACCCCAAGTCTGGCAAAATTGATCCTAACTTAGGAATGATTTTAAGTGTTGCCAAACAAGAGGACCCAGTAGTCGAAATAACAACTATTACAGGTCCAATTGATCCCAGAACAGGCAAAGTCGATGTCGAAAATGGTACAGTGGAACACACCAAGGGTAAAGTTGATGCCGAAACTGGTCACATTTCTACTAAGTACGGTGTTATTGATCCCTCGAACGGAGTTATATTCGTAACCGACACGTCAGACACTAAACCAGTGCATATTGATGAAAACAACGGCCTTATTACAATCAAAGGCGTAATCGACCCTAAAACAGGCAAAGCTGATCCTAATTACGGTCAAGTAATAGTCGTGGGCACACACATAGACCCAGTAGTCGAAGTCACCACGTTTGTTGGAAAGCTGGATACAAAGAAGGGACTTATCGAACCAAAACATTCTCTCGTTGAAAGCAGCACGGGTCAAATCAATCCTGACAACAACAAAATTGATACTAAATACGGACAGATCGATCTTGTTAAGGGCACCGTAACGTACAACGACCCTAAGACAGGTAAGTTCGAAAGCAAAGAGCTTAAGGTCGACCCTATCACTGGACAATTCTTACTTAAAACAGGACAAATCAATCCTAAGTCGGGTAAACCTGATAAGGATGTTGCTAGAATGATCTGCTTAAGAATAATCAAGAATAAAGTTGACCCCGTATCTGGTAAACAAATTGTATCTAACGACCCTAAGAATGTTAAAGTTGATCCCAAGACCAACCAGATTTGGATCGCTGGACCTAAGGACCCACAAACAGGAGAGGTCATCTACACAGCCGGACAGGTGGACCCCGTTACTGGTTACATTATCACTATCTACGGACGCCTGGATAACAAGACTGGCACCATCATCAGAACCAACGATTTCGACAAGTCCCTCATTAAAGTTGACCCAGTTAACGGACAGATTTACACTGCTACTGGTGAAGTGGACGAAGACAACCAACCTCTTTACTCCGCGTCACAAGTTGACACGGGCACCGGAGAGATTTACACTAAGCTTGGAAAGATTGATCCCAAGACGGGCAGGCTTATTATCATTAAGATCTATGTCATCACGCAGAAAGATGACAAAGGAAGAGTCAAGGAAGTCGACCCTAAGGAGTGCACCATCGATGAGACCACGGGCAGGATAATCACAACAAAGACTGTGTACCTGTACCAGATCATCGACCCTATCACCGGAGAAACTATCGACGTAGACCCCGACGATCCCAGGTTGAAGGGAGCGCGAACGACTGTCACACAAACCATGACGTTATCAGGCAAAATCGACCCCGTTACGGGCAGGATAAAGACCGAGTACGGAGACATCGACCCCGACACGGGTGACATTGACCCGAGCACGGCCGTCAGAGACCCCGTTACCGGACAACTGATCCTCCATTATTCACAAATCGATCCTTCCCACTTCGAAGACAAGAGCGGCAACTACACGATAGAGAAGGAAACCCAAGACCTGCCGGCCAACATTGACATTCAGACAGTGAACACGCATAAGTTCTCGACTTTCGGCAAAGACGAGAGTCCGCTGAGAGGAGACGAGCCTAAGACGTTCACGGAGTACACGACGAGCGAGCACATCCGACACCAAGGATACGTGTCGTCCACCACCCCGCCATCCTCCAAGATCCCGGTCTCGCAGCGCTCCAAGAAGACGCCCACGCCGCCCGTCGTGGTCAAGACCACCACCAAGCAGCTGCTCACCAAGAATGACGAGGGCGTCACGCACAACGTGGAGCAGGAGGTCGAGAATCTCGGCACCGGCGAGGTCACCTTCTCCACACACACCAACAAGGTGCGTCTCATTCTCTATCTCGATTTCCAGTAACTGGCACACATGACGCCACCCTGTTTTTAAtgtcgttttctttttttaatttctttagtgTGTGGcctaattttttttatcgttttctaAGCTTCACGGCTTCACGTAGTTTGTCGTAATATTTCCGTGTACATAGTAAATGCATGCTAGTGTAACGCAACTAGGCGGAAAGCCTGGAGCCGGCGGAAGGTCCGGGGCGCAGCCCGTACGTGCGCGCGCGCGCCGTGACCACGCGCACGGCCACCACGCACCACGACCTGGACACGCAGGCGCGCACGCAGCAGATGGAGGAGAAGACCGTCGCGCACACGCTCACCTCGTCCGCCACGCGGCACGAGCAGCGCGTGCTCACGCAGGAGGTCAAGACCATGGTCACCACCGGCGACCAGGTAACACTACACCAGCGACTGTATCCCCTCCCCCCGATGTAACGCATCTCATTGTGCTGATCAATCATTAGCATGTTAATggagttttgttttaagtttgatACTTTTTTGGTTCCTTATGATTTGATCTAATTTTcctcatttaattttaagtttttttatttcatttaattatggCAGCTTTTTCTTGTGCACACATTCTTTGATGCTTCTATTTTTAATGAAGATGCTTAGGCTTTAAAGATAGATgtgtttcaaaaatacatagaaattaaatatcataccaacaacattattttatagctaATGTGAAAAAGCTGTCATACGTTTTTGATTGCATGTGTGAGTTTgttctaattatatttttttctttcctcCCCCATCCCATATCTACATCGAAACCGGACTTGAAACCTGGTAATGCATATAAAACAATGCTTGAACGGCATGACATGACATACTAAACATTCATACATCTCGTGGTAACCCCACTGATCCCTTAACACACAAAACATTTGTGTTAATTCCGCCAACATTGGCTCACtcatcacaaacattcaaacacaCCCATGTCCTAACATCACGTTTATCGCCAATGTTTGGCATAACTACGAATGTTGGACGAACATGACAGCAGCTCACTAGACGCGGTTCGGAATCGTCGCTGAGCAGCGGAGACTCGGGCACTCCCATCGACTTTGACGAGGGCGCTGGCGAAGGACATTATTACGTCACGGTGAGTCCATAGCGCGACATCGCTTATAGGATGCTGAAAGCGCTTTACTGTCATTATGTCTACGTGACaaaactgttacaaaaatatgtctgtatgtttgttctTTTCATCAATCAATGATTGGACTTCCAAATTATTCATCGAAGTTTTGGAAacgtttctaaaatattttttgaaatattatcgTTTACGTTTTATTGTACTGTCGCCAAAAATGTGCTTATCGCGTTCTGGGGTACGCACTCGCAATACAACGCACTGACAACGCCTACAATATGCCAGCACTACACCTTATGTAATGGGgcattattaacattatttatttgtatatgtatctaTCAATTACCAAACGAGTGGGTTCGAACTTCCTgccaaaaaaaactgttatttaatttcaaaaaacaaatggtCTCGTTAAAATCGGATgtcttcaaaattattattatttatattcttgtttaaggcattatataaaatgtaaaactaataaataaaatattatgtatgtatcttaAGCTTTCAGGGTAGACGGTAATTGTTTTAGTTGTGCATCTGTGTGTGTTAATAATCTTATtggatttaaaacatttgatgtattttctaaattactttgaacttgtattattttaatctatggCATGCGTTTAATAGTGTGGGCATAACTCTTGCATGTTGCATTGTTATTGTGACGTCTATTGCATTTTAGatcttaattatattattatttttatctataaatatgttaatCACAGGAGGTAAAGTATGGTTTTACAcaacaaaatttcatatttgtatttttttattataataagtcaAACTAACATTGGCAAGGTTTAACAAATATTGGtatcatgtttaaaattaatttattttggtggTTATTACGGTACATATAAACTAATTACAAGATtcaattaatatgaaaaaatattatttttaatgtattattttatgtgtgaaatatgtttaaatataatgatgatATCCAATCTATGCAATTATCTACcttatgtttatgtaaataaagtataagtaagtatataaataaattttaactaacACTTCCTCATTTTGAAATCCTTTTCCTAACATAGTACGATGTTATAGGAGCCGGGTTCGTACAAGACGACGACCACCACCACAGTGATGGGTAACGCGCCATTCGGCAGCATGGTGCACGGAGCCACCACCAGGGTGAGTGCTGAAGAAGTAAGGAAACCTTCTGATAACTAATATGCTCTAAATAGATGACATGTGCCCGTGAATAAGTAGTTAGCCTTATACACATTGAGTGGACTAGATATAAAAAAGAGTGCGCGTAACCGTCAAACGCGATTCAcgttaaagtttttttcaaaaaatgtcTATTGATTTACTTATACACTATCTATTGCCaaataaacatgatttaaaaACTTGATAGTACAGAAACGTGCCGTATTGCCGTAGAGGACTTTCGTTGCGTTGTCGTTCAGTTACCTCCTAGTAGCgcctaaagaagtttcacttcgaAAAGTATTGAATTTTGGATACGTTGAAATTTTGCATATAAAACCATACTATACCTATTCCTCTTCAATACAAAAGCTTCTTCCCGTAGTGCCGCAGTTAGTGCCGCGGTACTAGTCTATTATTTAGGAACTAGTTAAGGAGGTACATACCTTTAGTCCAGTTTATACTAAACATGTTATTTTTGCAGACGAGTACGGGCCCCGTGGAGAGCGAGCCGGTGGAGACGGAGGAGACGGTGGGCGCGGACGGGGAGGTCGTGTCCTCGCAGACCATCAGCTCCAAGACGCGCACCGTCGAGACTATCACTGTACGTACACCAATAGAGTAGACGAGATCAGGATAGATGGAGTATATATACTCACTGTTAAAATAGAAGAgaaaaagttaacatttttgcaagtttaaattgcattttacaGTTACCGACCTATATACGTCttactgctgggcacaggccttttcCCATATAGGTTTTTGAACTCTGATCGCCACGCTAGGTTCCTGCCGgctggcgatttcagattctagTATTCGttatccaggtttcctcacgatgttgccttaaaaatgtaaattgttagATGTGTAATGCCTGAGATTCAATTGTCAATCACTCTACATACACATTAGTCAGTCTGAAGAACCTACAAGTTACAATTCATACAATGAATATCTTTACTAGTTTATTTAATCTGTGTAAAATTTAACGTATACTACATCGTGTCTTTCAACGCGTTGCAGTACAAGACGGAGCGTAACGGCGTGATCGAGACGCGCGTGGAGCAGAAGATAACCATCCAGTCTGACGGAGACCCCATCGACCACGACCGCGCGCTTGCCGAGGCTATACAGGTACAATATAcccttcaaatatttaattctatggcattcaataaagaatatatgaattattttgttcaaatatattGAACAAAATATCGAAATGACAACTGTAGcagaaaaaaaagttagaaataAAAGGTAAGTAGGAAATATGGTAAACGGTTAAGGAGAATATTTCAGGGATTTatgtaattaactaattattttggCAGGCTTCAAATGATGTAAAGAATCAAACACAATGgtcaaataatgtaaaatatagatGTTATCGACAATTAAGTtactaaataaaagtatttaagtgaAATCTTATTTTGTATTCGCAGGAGGC
The genomic region above belongs to Trichoplusia ni isolate ovarian cell line Hi5 chromosome 5, tn1, whole genome shotgun sequence and contains:
- the LOC113494423 gene encoding protein 4.1 homolog isoform X4, with protein sequence MPEGVAKEAKDDGKSKAKEASPRRRATGNTAKVRVELLDGSVMELDVDRKIRGQELLGKVCDKLNLVEKDYFGLLYEDRGDPRVWVDLEKRLSKMLKYEPWTVRFSVKFYPPEPAQLQEELTRYQLVLAVRKDLLEGRLPCSTVTHALLASYLLQSELGDHEEGAARAGLCRELRLVPAAAATHDLEEKVVELHKTHRGQTPAEAELNYLENAKKLAMYGVDLHPAKDSENVDITLGVCSSGLLVHREKLRINRFAWPKILKISYKRHNFYVKLRPGEFEQFESTVGFKLANHRAAKKLWKTCVEHHTFFRLMSPEPASKSTLFPRLGSRFRYSGRTHYESRAAPPQRPPPHFARTLSNRKLSSRSMDALAAGDKDESMPADAAKRHTMPPQPAPRPTIKDKKPPPGAVKVMPTAPPDKKDEKKVLEQKKPAENGTDTTSDPGITNNVDTTPKKSKTGGFGLFGKKDKSPKEEKSPKEKSPKTKDKKVKEPKTKVAVLDTSNDSSNLDSSREKSPTKGDDKPSFTKPYEYTDTEKSPTRTKPFIQGAFSYEREPISEEKQRALDESQSPTTRKAGLAFNYAPGEDRKVAESAEKRKTPEDPSKLKTPGIDYVQSAALKEQAKNVIDPTLALLDSERSHHETPSAAVPVVAAKPENEIQVVIITGRYNPKSKKLDDANGTVLVTKGTLNKANGKIQTDKEVINTKSGQVSYLDTATGKQEVKSGHVDKSGHILFTSGVIDPKTGKIDPTLAQLYCFVERSADKVGAKPGREVDLVVITSKYDGKNKKLDASHGHVDVSRAVVGPDGNVSSNYGVIDPRTGKIDYIDPKSSKQEPKQAYVDQKTGNILVTTGVLDPKSGKVDSSLGQQFSIVEKDATKANREVRLVVVTSKYDLKTKKMDPAVAHVDSVKGVLSGTDGRIYTDYGIIDPRTGEIQVTDPKTGKQETKNATVDPKTGNILLLSGVIDPRTGELDTSLGQQYSIVDKPIDTFGVCSGKEVQVVAITGKYDSKSKKLDNPNGFVETSHAIISDKDGKVHSNFGVLVPNSGKVYFTDPKTGKRDFKQANMDPRTGSFILTSGVIDPKTGKTDSSLAQQLTVVDKDAPKGIPERYVNLVVVTSKYDPKTKKLDVNNAHVDSFPGKYSNDDKVHTDFGIVDPATGDVIITDPITGKQETKKAAIDNKTGNLLLTSGVVDPRTGKVDPTLGQQITVVDKPKDAFPAVPGKEVQLVVITSKYDSKNKRLDNPNGHVETSRAIVAADGKVHSNFGLIDPKTGKVESTDPRTNALDVKEGIVDPKTGHVIVASGVVDPKTGKTDSSLAQQFAIVDKDRVVPERYVNLVIVTSKYDLKNKKLDLNNAHVDTFPGKVGADDKVHTKFGVVDPNTGEIIVTDPVTGKQEVKKAVVDSKTGNLLLTSSVVDPVSGNVDPSLGQQISVVDKPKDQFAAVPGKEVQLVVITSKYDPKTKKLDNPNGHVDTSRGIVAADGRVHTNYGIIDPKTGKIDHVDPKTGKQEIKQAIADPHTGNLLLTAGIVDPKTGKTDSSLAQQLTIVDKDAPKERYVNLVIVTTKYDPKSKKLDLANAHVDSVAGKLGPDGKVHTEFGEINPATGDVIIKDPVTGKRETKVATVDPKTGNLLLTSGVVDPQTGHVDPNLGQQISVVEKPKDTFAPVSGKEVQLVIITSKYDIKNKRLDNPNGHIESCRGIVAADGRVHTNYGIIDPKTGKIEHVDPKTGKLETKQAVPDASVGNKSGNLILTSGVIDPKTGKPDSSLAQQFTIVEKETKPVEREIHLVIITTKYDPRTKKIDPSQGHVDTISGVLGADGKIRTAAGIVDPANGEIVVTDPKTGRQEVKRAQLHPETGHMVITSNVVDPKTGKVDPTLVQQYSIVNKQVVPFTKPASKGEVRLVIITSKYDPYTKSVDAGTGNVEATKGYVSAEDGKIHTDFGIIDPRSGQILYKDPVTGKQELKQAEIDPKSGNLIITTSVVDPKTGKVEPSYAQQLTIVDKQNLLSVAAPVSQRASVSPARQVPSPVKTPTPTPLQTPLQSPVRTSSPITSYAQKSSPLTPTMKSPVKPTTAPPEPPKRKIVKIMVIFTRIDPKTKKPDLHTAEVEHLTGILDPNGLIETKYGVIDSNTGNIIITDGSGQKQTRDGFVLSETGQIFINSGVIDPKSGKIDPNLGMILSVAKQEDPVVEITTITGPIDPRTGKVDVENGTVEHTKGKVDAETGHISTKYGVIDPSNGVIFVTDTSDTKPVHIDENNGLITIKGVIDPKTGKADPNYGQVIVVGTHIDPVVEVTTFVGKLDTKKGLIEPKHSLVESSTGQINPDNNKIDTKYGQIDLVKGTVTYNDPKTGKFESKELKVDPITGQFLLKTGQINPKSGKPDKDVARMICLRIIKNKVDPVSGKQIVSNDPKNVKVDPKTNQIWIAGPKDPQTGEVIYTAGQVDPVTGYIITIYGRLDNKTGTIIRTNDFDKSLIKVDPVNGQIYTATGEVDEDNQPLYSASQVDTGTGEIYTKLGKIDPKTGRLIIIKIYVITQKDDKGRVKEVDPKECTIDETTGRIITTKTVYLYQIIDPITGETIDVDPDDPRLKGARTTVTQTMTLSGKIDPVTGRIKTEYGDIDPDTGDIDPSTAVRDPVTGQLILHYSQIDPSHFEDKSGNYTIEKETQDLPANIDIQTVNTHKFSTFGKDESPLRGDEPKTFTEYTTSEHIRHQGYVSSTTPPSSKIPVSQRSKKTPTPPVVVKTTTKQLLTKNDEGVTHNVEQEVENLGTGEVTFSTHTNKAESLEPAEGPGRSPYVRARAVTTRTATTHHDLDTQARTQQMEEKTVAHTLTSSATRHEQRVLTQEVKTMVTTGDQEPGSYKTTTTTTVMGNAPFGSMVHGATTRVSAEETSTGPVESEPVETEETVGADGEVVSSQTISSKTRTVETITYKTERNGVIETRVEQKITIQSDGDPIDHDRALAEAIQEATAMNPDMTVEKIEIQQQSTQP